The proteins below are encoded in one region of Pseudomonas putida S13.1.2:
- a CDS encoding amino acid aminotransferase, whose amino-acid sequence MSLFSAVELAPRDPILGLNEAFNADPRTDKVNLGVGVYCNEEGRIPLLRAVIEAETQRAAQHASRGYLPIDGIATYDQAVQKLIFGAESPLLAAGRVVTVQAVGGTGALKIGADFLKRLSPNAVVAISDPSWENHRALFETAGFPVQNYRYYDAPSNDVNRAGMLEDLNNLPAGSIVVLHACCHNPTGVDLGLDDWKNVLEVVKAKGHVPFLDMAYQGFGDGIAEDAFAVRLFAESGLEFFVSSSFSKSFSLYGERVGALSIVTASKDESTRVLSQVKRVIRTTYSNPPTHGATIVATVLNSDELRQMWEAELGEMRQRIHGMRQQMVSLLAEYGAKRDFSFVGRQAGMFSYSGLTVEQVARLKNEFGIYALDTGRIAVAALNQSNIHVVTKAIVEVL is encoded by the coding sequence ATGAGCCTGTTTTCCGCTGTCGAGCTGGCACCCCGCGACCCTATCCTGGGCCTCAACGAAGCATTCAACGCCGACCCACGTACCGACAAGGTCAATCTGGGCGTTGGCGTGTACTGCAATGAGGAAGGCCGCATTCCGCTGCTGCGCGCCGTGATCGAAGCCGAAACCCAGCGTGCCGCCCAGCACGCCTCGCGCGGCTACCTGCCGATCGACGGCATCGCCACTTACGACCAGGCCGTGCAAAAACTGATCTTCGGCGCCGAGTCGCCACTGCTGGCCGCTGGCCGCGTGGTCACCGTGCAGGCCGTTGGCGGCACCGGCGCGCTGAAGATCGGCGCCGACTTCCTCAAGCGCCTGTCGCCCAATGCCGTGGTAGCCATCAGCGACCCGAGCTGGGAAAACCACCGCGCGCTGTTCGAGACCGCCGGCTTCCCGGTACAGAACTACCGCTACTACGACGCGCCGAGCAACGACGTAAACCGCGCCGGCATGCTCGAAGACCTGAACAACCTGCCGGCCGGCTCGATCGTCGTGCTGCATGCCTGCTGCCACAACCCGACTGGCGTCGACCTGGGCCTGGACGACTGGAAAAACGTCCTGGAAGTGGTCAAGGCCAAAGGCCATGTGCCGTTCCTCGACATGGCCTACCAGGGCTTTGGTGACGGTATCGCCGAAGACGCCTTCGCCGTGCGCCTGTTCGCCGAGTCGGGCCTGGAGTTCTTCGTTTCCAGCTCGTTCTCCAAGTCGTTCTCGCTGTACGGCGAGCGCGTTGGCGCACTGTCGATCGTCACCGCCTCGAAGGACGAGAGCACGCGCGTGCTGTCGCAGGTCAAGCGCGTGATCCGCACCACCTACTCCAACCCGCCGACCCACGGTGCAACCATCGTCGCAACCGTGCTGAACAGCGACGAACTGCGCCAGATGTGGGAAGCCGAGCTGGGCGAGATGCGCCAGCGCATCCACGGCATGCGCCAGCAAATGGTCAGCCTGTTGGCTGAATATGGCGCCAAGCGCGACTTCAGCTTCGTTGGCCGCCAGGCGGGCATGTTCTCCTACTCGGGCCTGACCGTTGAACAGGTAGCACGCCTGAAGAACGAATTTGGCATCTACGCGCTGGACACCGGCCGTATCGCGGTTGCCGCGCTGAACCAGAGCAACATCCACGTGGTCACCAAGGCCATCGTCGAAGTGCTGTAA
- a CDS encoding cupin domain-containing protein — MKPLAIVLFALLAAQTPAWAHGEVADQVKVLQQQQPSNAPGKTAVMLTVSYAPGEASPAHQHPGAVMAYVLQGAVVSKLNNDQEKTYQAGEYWYEAPGTVHSVSRNASKTQPAKLLVWSLVDEGKPVTEPLDR, encoded by the coding sequence ATGAAACCCTTGGCCATCGTCCTTTTTGCCCTGCTCGCCGCTCAGACTCCCGCCTGGGCCCACGGCGAGGTTGCCGACCAGGTCAAAGTCCTGCAGCAGCAACAACCCTCGAACGCCCCGGGCAAAACGGCTGTCATGCTTACCGTGAGCTATGCCCCTGGCGAGGCATCGCCCGCGCATCAGCATCCTGGCGCAGTGATGGCCTACGTTCTGCAGGGGGCGGTGGTGTCGAAGCTTAACAACGACCAGGAAAAGACTTACCAGGCCGGTGAGTATTGGTACGAAGCGCCAGGTACCGTGCACAGCGTGTCGCGCAACGCCAGCAAGACCCAGCCAGCCAAGCTGCTGGTCTGGAGCCTGGTGGACGAGGGCAAGCCTGTGACCGAGCCACTGGATCGGTAA
- a CDS encoding DUF1285 domain-containing protein has protein sequence MSDSGKANDLLAQIPKAKGLPPVHLWNPDFCGDIDMRIARDGTWYYLGTPIGRKPMVRLFSTIIRRDGDDYFLITPVEKVGIRVDDAPFVAVALEVLGEGEQQVLRFTSNVEDQVDAGPDNPLRVVIDPVTQEPSPYVLMRSNLEALIHRNVFYQLVELAVPREIEGEEWLGVWSQGVFYPIGRSS, from the coding sequence ATGAGTGATTCGGGCAAGGCCAATGATCTTCTGGCACAGATTCCCAAGGCCAAGGGCCTGCCGCCGGTGCACCTGTGGAACCCGGATTTCTGCGGTGACATCGACATGCGCATCGCCCGCGATGGCACCTGGTATTACCTGGGCACGCCGATCGGGCGCAAGCCGATGGTGCGGTTGTTTTCCACGATCATTCGCCGCGATGGCGATGACTACTTCCTGATTACCCCGGTAGAAAAGGTTGGCATCCGCGTCGACGATGCGCCGTTCGTGGCTGTGGCGCTGGAGGTGCTGGGGGAGGGTGAACAGCAAGTGCTGCGCTTCACCAGCAATGTCGAGGACCAGGTTGACGCCGGGCCGGACAACCCACTGCGGGTGGTCATCGACCCGGTGACGCAAGAGCCATCGCCCTATGTGCTGATGCGCAGCAACCTTGAGGCGCTGATTCACCGCAATGTGTTCTACCAGTTGGTCGAGCTGGCGGTGCCGCGTGAGATCGAGGGGGAGGAATGGTTGGGGGTGTGGAGCCAGGGCGTGTTCTACCCGATTGGGCGTAGCAGCTGA
- a CDS encoding DUF4823 domain-containing protein, with amino-acid sequence MRSLVLLLALMALGGCMNVSDMGEGVRYHMSDAGLLDHSDTRRTLSIRLQPDSFIFIGQGAFVPPGKGPVPRQNAVADEAFKSFVEYFPMVRRAQGPLGLEEAIAQARSVGADYVLYTRFARTDDRIGNGDEWYDEQAVDRLGWDSGVVQMMLIETNTRYLIDTARIKSRGGLLTFHDNTPEDLLGAPMREYARSLLGMSE; translated from the coding sequence ATGCGTAGCCTGGTCTTGCTGCTGGCGCTGATGGCGCTGGGCGGCTGCATGAATGTCAGCGATATGGGCGAGGGCGTCCGCTACCACATGAGCGATGCCGGTCTGCTGGACCACAGCGATACCCGGCGCACCCTGTCGATCCGCCTGCAGCCCGACTCGTTCATCTTCATCGGCCAAGGCGCGTTCGTACCGCCGGGCAAGGGGCCGGTGCCGCGGCAAAACGCGGTGGCTGACGAGGCGTTCAAGAGCTTTGTCGAGTATTTCCCGATGGTGCGCCGCGCCCAAGGCCCGCTGGGCCTGGAAGAGGCCATTGCCCAAGCGCGCTCGGTAGGCGCCGACTACGTCCTGTACACCCGCTTCGCCCGTACCGACGACCGCATTGGCAATGGCGATGAGTGGTATGACGAACAGGCCGTCGATCGCCTGGGCTGGGACAGTGGCGTGGTGCAGATGATGTTGATCGAAACCAATACTCGCTACCTGATCGACACCGCACGCATCAAGAGCCGTGGCGGTTTGTTGACGTTCCACGACAATACGCCAGAGGATTTGCTTGGTGCGCCGATGCGCGAGTACGCTCGTAGCCTACTGGGTATGAGCGAATGA
- a CDS encoding GTP 3',8-cyclase MoaA, whose protein sequence is MIVDRQGRRFRNLRVSLTAACNYACTYCVPDGKRLVAAQDELSADALARGVAYLIEAAGIERLRITGGEPLVSPRLDAFLAAVAKLDLDDISLTTNGQLLARKLPQLQAAGIRRLNVSLDTLDPQAFRRIARGGDLASVLAGMEQASALGMRIKMNMVPMRGHNLDQVLPLLDYCLERGFELRFIELMRMGHLAREHNAFVQQFVGLDQLLTLIGSKHAYVQVDAPLDATALRYQIPGVGHFGIIANESVPFCRTCSRLRLSSTGWLHGCLSSGNRHFVGDLLEKPRHQALPALQRLLVKALADKQDLAFSGDVMVMKVIGG, encoded by the coding sequence ATGATCGTCGATCGTCAAGGCAGGCGCTTTCGCAACCTGCGTGTCAGCCTGACGGCTGCTTGCAATTACGCCTGTACCTACTGCGTGCCAGACGGCAAGCGCCTGGTGGCGGCGCAGGACGAACTGTCGGCAGATGCGCTGGCCCGCGGCGTGGCGTACCTGATCGAAGCGGCCGGTATCGAGCGCCTGCGCATCACCGGCGGTGAGCCACTGGTCAGCCCACGCCTGGATGCCTTTCTGGCTGCCGTGGCCAAGCTCGACCTCGACGATATCTCGCTGACCACCAATGGTCAGCTGTTGGCGCGCAAGTTGCCCCAGCTGCAGGCGGCGGGTATCCGCCGCCTGAATGTTTCCCTCGACACCCTAGACCCCCAGGCCTTCCGCCGCATTGCCCGGGGCGGCGACCTGGCCAGTGTGCTGGCGGGGATGGAGCAGGCCAGTGCACTGGGCATGCGAATCAAGATGAACATGGTGCCGATGCGCGGGCACAACCTTGACCAGGTGTTGCCGCTGCTGGATTACTGCCTGGAGCGGGGTTTCGAGTTGCGCTTCATCGAGCTCATGCGCATGGGCCACCTGGCCCGCGAGCACAATGCGTTTGTGCAGCAGTTTGTCGGCCTCGACCAACTGCTCACGCTAATCGGCAGCAAGCATGCCTACGTTCAGGTCGATGCGCCGCTGGACGCCACGGCCTTGCGTTATCAGATCCCGGGTGTTGGCCACTTTGGCATCATCGCCAACGAGAGCGTACCGTTTTGCCGTACCTGCTCGCGGTTGCGCCTGTCCTCCACGGGCTGGTTGCATGGCTGCCTGTCTTCGGGCAACCGCCACTTCGTCGGTGACCTGCTGGAAAAACCGCGCCATCAGGCCCTGCCTGCCCTGCAGCGCCTGCTGGTCAAGGCGCTGGCGGACAAACAGGATCTGGCGTTTTCCGGGGACGTGATGGTGATGAAGGTGATTGGTGGCTGA